In Oncorhynchus kisutch isolate 150728-3 linkage group LG5, Okis_V2, whole genome shotgun sequence, a genomic segment contains:
- the LOC109890758 gene encoding cytochrome c1, heme protein, mitochondrial, with translation MAALRVVVLSGTGRALLCTPKTIKAPRVNMSFASLPRSKKVALTMFGVLTTSGAGIALMLQQSVKASDLELHPPNYPWTHSGMLSALDHGSIRRGYQVYKQVCSACHSMEYLAFRNLVGVSHTEAEVKVLAEEIEVVDGPDESGEMFTRPGKLSDYFPKPYSNPEAARAANGGALPPDLSYIVNARHGGEDYVFSLLTGYCEPPAGVEVREGLYYNPYFPGQAIGMAPPIYNEILEFEDGTPATMSQVAKDVCTFLRWAAEPEHDQRKRMGLKLLMGSAILVPLVYYMKRHRWSVLKSRKIAYRPPK, from the exons ATGGCGGCGCTACGAGTGGTCGTGCTGTCGGGGACTGGAAGAGCCCTACTATGCACGCCAAAAACGATCAAGGCCCCTCGG GTCAACATGTCGTTTGCCAGTCTACCCAGGTCAAAGAAGGTGGCCCTGACAATGTTTGGTGTGTTGACAACCAGTGGGGCCGGGATTGCTCTGATGCTACAGCAGTCTGTTAAGGCCTCAGACCTGGAGCTCCACCCCCCCAACTACCCCTGGACCCACAGTGGCATGTTGTCAGCCCTTGACCACGGCAG CATCCGTCGTGGATATCAGGTGTACAAGCAAGTGTGTTCAGCGTGTCACAGCATGGAGTACCTGGCCTTCCGTAACTTGGTTGGAGTGTCGCACACAGAGGCTGAAGTTAAGGTTCTGGCTGAGGAG ATTGAGGTGGTGGATGGCCCTGACGAGTCGGGAGAGATGTTTACCCGTCCAGGAAAGCTCTCCGACTACTTCCCCAAGCCATACTCCAACCCAGAGGCTGCCCGTGCGGCCAACGGCGGAGCCTTGCCACCAGATCTCAGCTACATCGTCAATGCCAG ACATGGAGGTGAAGACTATGTATTCTCCCTGCTGACGGGTTACTGTGAGCCCCCTGCTGGAGTGGAGGTGAGAGAGGGCCTCTACTACAACCCCTACTTTCCAGGCCAGGCCATCGGCATGGCTCCCCCTATCTACAATGAGATCCTGGAATTCGAGGACG GAACCCCAGCCACCATGAGCCAGGTGGCCAAGGATGTGTGCACCTTCCTTCGGTGGGCAGCCGAGCCTGAGCACGACCAGCGCAAACGCATGGGCCTGAAG CTGCTCATGGGTTCCGCCATCTTGGTCCCTCTGGTCTATTACATGAAGAGGCACAGGTGGTCTGTGCTGAAGAGCAGGAAGATTGCTTACAGGCCCCCCAAGTAA